The Vibrio toranzoniae sequence GAACGCGGCGGATAAAAGCGTGGATGTAGTTCAACTCAATGTTCAAGCGGTAGGGCTTTTTGAAGATAAAGACATTGGTATTTGGGCCGGTGAGCGCTACTACCAACGCCATGATGTACACATCGTTGATAACTACTATTGGGATGTAAGCGGTATTGGTGCGGGTGTTGAACACATCAATATGGGACCAGGTAAATTATCGGTGGCTTTGATTCAAGACACAGTGACAGGCGATGTGTTTGATGGCAAAGAAACCACAGCCATGATTGCTGATATACGCTATGCGGGTATTCCATTGTGGAACAATGCGGATCTTGAGGTCGGCATTGATATGAACTTCGCCAATGAAAAGCAGGGGCAAACAGTGGACGCGGATGACAGCGTAATGCTGACAGCCAGCCTAAATCAAAACCTTACTGGTGGCTTCAACAAAACCATTTTTCAAGTGGCTAACTCTGGTTATGCCGAACAGATGACAACCTTTGGTACAGGTAAGGGGATCGTTCGTGATGCAAACAATAACGATGCGGATGGCTTCCGATTGATTAACTGGGGTGTGCTTGCTATCGGTGAGAACATCGAGTTTGGCCACACGGTTCGTTATGCGGCGTCAACGGGCGTTGGTGCAAATAACAGTGATGATGAGTCGTTCAGTGCAGTAATCCGCCCGCTTTATAAGTGGGACAAACGTATGCGTACCATCCTTGAAATTGGCGGTTTTGTTGAAACTATTGATAACCAAGATGGCGCGGGTGGCAAGTTTACCGTCGCTCAGGCTTGGGTACCGCAAGTGGGTTTTTGGTCACGTCCTGAATTCCGTATCTTTGCGACTTACCTAAATGATGCTGAAAATGACAATGCTTTCGGTGAAGGTAAAAACAGTGAAATGAGTGTCGGTATGCAAGTGGAAGCTTGGTGGTAAGCCGAGTCTTTCTCGTGAGTTGTCATTAATAAAAAGGGCTGACGCTAAGTCAGCCCTTTTGGGTCTTTGTATAGTGAGGTGCTAAGTGTCGGTAATTACCAACCTTTAACTAAACCACCTTGGAAAATATCATAAGCAGCTTTGTACACTTCTTCAGTTTGGTAAGCCTTTACGAAGTTTTGTACATTTTCCGCATTTAGGTTCTCTTCACGAGAAACAATTAGGTTTACGTATGGTGAGTCTTTGTCTTCAACGAATACACCATCTTTTTCTGGAGTTAGGTTGATTGAGCTTGCGTAAGTTGTATTGATGATAGATAGAGTTACGTCATCCAGAGAGCGCGGTAGCTGCGCAGCGTCTAGTTCAACAATCGTTAGGTTTTTAGGATTGCTAACTATGTCACGCACTGTCGCGAGAAGACCGGCATCTTCGCTAAGCTCAAGCAGACCTTGTTGCTCAAGAAGCAGGAGAGAGCGACCTAGGTTTGTTGGATCGTTTGGTACTGCGATACGAGCACCATCTTGAATGTCGTTTACTGATTTCACTTCTTTTGAGTAGCCAGCAATTGGATAAACAAAGGTGTTACCAGCGATAGTCAGTTTGTAACCACGATCGGCAACTTGTTGTTCTAGGTATGGTGCGTGTTGAAATGCATTGATGTCGATAGAACCGTCATCTAGCGCTGCGTTTGGTGTTACATAATCAGTAAAAGTCACTAACTCAACATCCAAGCCGTATTGCTCTTTCGCTACTTTCGCTGCAACTTCAGCAACTTGTGCTTCAGCCCCTGCAATTACGCCGACTTTGATTTTTGAAGTGTCGACTTCTTTATCGCCACAACCTGCTAGTACTAGCGCTGAAGCTGCTGCTGCGATAGTAAGTAAACCTTTAAGGTTAAATTTCATAATAATCTCCTTTTAATAAATCTATTTAATTTGGTTCAGACGACTCTTGGTTTTAGATAGTTTGCGTTTAAACGCTGAGTCTTTATCTGTGGTCAACGCGGCGAACTAATGAATCACCGATTGATTGAATAATTTGTACTAGCACAATCAACATCACTACCGTCACAGCCATGATGGTGACATCGTAGCGGTGGAATCCGTAACGAATGGCAACATCACCCAGGCCGCCGCCGCCCACAGTACCTGCCATTGCTGAGTAGCTCACCAGCGTTACTAGCGTGATGGTGACTGAGTTGATGATCGTCGGTAGTGCTTCAGGAAGCAGAACCTTATTGATGATTTGTGTTGGTGTTGCGCCCATTGATTGAGCCGCTTCCACTAGACCTGTTGGCACTTCAAGTAATGCACTTTCGATAAGTCGAGCCACGAATGGGATAGCGCCAATCGTCAGTGGAACAATTGCAGCGGTTGTACCGATGAAGGTACCAATCAGCATCTTAGTCAGTGGGATAATCGCCACCATCAGCACTAAGAAAGGCACTGAACGACCCACGTTCACAATCGCGCCTAGAATCTTGTTTACTTTGGTGTTCTCTAACAGACCACCTTTTTTAGTCGTGTGTAGAATCACGCCTAATGGGATACCGACAGCAAAACCCACAATGCCAGCAACAGCAACCATGTACAGCGTTTCGCCTGTTGCGCCTAATAGAAGGTTACCGTTCAGGCTGATCCAGTCAGCAATCTCGTTGAAACTAAAGGACATAACCAAGCACCTCTACTTTTACATTGTTGTCGCGTAGGAATTGGATAGCAGCATTATCATCGGCTTCATTACCGAACAGTTCAGCGACCATCATGCCGAACTTTACACCGCCGGCGTAATCAAGATCAGAGCTTAATATACTGACATCGATATTAAATTTGCGTGCAATCTGCGTCATCAGCGGAGCATCAACCGTTGCGCCCGTAAACTCAAGGCGTACC is a genomic window containing:
- a CDS encoding carbohydrate porin, whose amino-acid sequence is MKLLPIAAALSTALLAPNLYADETTPLEFNGYMRGGVGLSNEGGSNSKWEVSKVGRLGNENDLYGEFGFRKEVYAEDDVSFLVDSMLSYWQGQDENAADKSVDVVQLNVQAVGLFEDKDIGIWAGERYYQRHDVHIVDNYYWDVSGIGAGVEHINMGPGKLSVALIQDTVTGDVFDGKETTAMIADIRYAGIPLWNNADLEVGIDMNFANEKQGQTVDADDSVMLTASLNQNLTGGFNKTIFQVANSGYAEQMTTFGTGKGIVRDANNNDADGFRLINWGVLAIGENIEFGHTVRYAASTGVGANNSDDESFSAVIRPLYKWDKRMRTILEIGGFVETIDNQDGAGGKFTVAQAWVPQVGFWSRPEFRIFATYLNDAENDNAFGEGKNSEMSVGMQVEAWW
- a CDS encoding methionine ABC transporter permease; amino-acid sequence: MSFSFNEIADWISLNGNLLLGATGETLYMVAVAGIVGFAVGIPLGVILHTTKKGGLLENTKVNKILGAIVNVGRSVPFLVLMVAIIPLTKMLIGTFIGTTAAIVPLTIGAIPFVARLIESALLEVPTGLVEAAQSMGATPTQIINKVLLPEALPTIINSVTITLVTLVSYSAMAGTVGGGGLGDVAIRYGFHRYDVTIMAVTVVMLIVLVQIIQSIGDSLVRRVDHR
- the metQ gene encoding methionine ABC transporter substrate-binding lipoprotein MetQ codes for the protein MKFNLKGLLTIAAAASALVLAGCGDKEVDTSKIKVGVIAGAEAQVAEVAAKVAKEQYGLDVELVTFTDYVTPNAALDDGSIDINAFQHAPYLEQQVADRGYKLTIAGNTFVYPIAGYSKEVKSVNDIQDGARIAVPNDPTNLGRSLLLLEQQGLLELSEDAGLLATVRDIVSNPKNLTIVELDAAQLPRSLDDVTLSIINTTYASSINLTPEKDGVFVEDKDSPYVNLIVSREENLNAENVQNFVKAYQTEEVYKAAYDIFQGGLVKGW